In one window of Chryseobacterium phocaeense DNA:
- a CDS encoding 3-hydroxyacyl-CoA dehydrogenase/enoyl-CoA hydratase family protein, with amino-acid sequence MKRRIKHVTVLGSGIMGSGIAAHFANIGVEVSLLDIVPFELTEAEQKKGLTKDDKAVRNRIASENFEKLKKASPALLYSPKFADRITVGNFDDDLPKIKNTDWIIEVVVEKLDIKKSVYEKIEQFRKPGTLISSNTSGIPIHFLTEGRSDDFKKYFAGTHFFNPVRYLPLLEIIPTADTLPEVVEFYMSFGAKFLGKTTVLAKDTPAFIANRIGVFSMMDLLHNVQKLGLTVSEVDKLTGPVIGRPKSATFRTADVVGLDTLVMVANGVRQSGAEANNFNDVFALPPYIQKMMDNKWLGSKTEQGFYKKVKNAEGKSEIHGLNLDTLEYELQGKSSFPTLELTKNIDKPIDRFKVLIGGKDKAGELYRKSLGALFAYVSHKVPEISDEVYKIDDAMRAGFGWENGPFEIWDAVGVQKGIELAKDAGYEVSDWVKNVESFYKVNDEGQSIFVDKNSGAYNTIPGQDAFIILDNIRKNKTLWSNSGAAIEDLGDGIINFEIRSKMNSLGGEVLDGLNRAIDLAEKEYDGLVVGNQGTNFSVGANLAMILMMAIEQDWDDLNMAIAYFQKSMMRVRYSSIPVVVAPHGMTLGGGCEMTMHADRVVAAAETYIGLVETGVGVIPGGGGTKELTLRTSREFHADDVKNNRLREAFMNIAMGKVATSAYEAYDMGILEKGKDIVSVSKNRQIAEAKKVAKLLAEQGYTQPIEQKVKVLGKDALGMFYVGTDQMLTGNFISEHDKKIADKLANVMVGGNLSEPTVVTEQYLLNLERETFLQLCGERKTLERIQYMLQNGKPLRN; translated from the coding sequence ATGAAAAGAAGAATCAAACATGTTACGGTTCTTGGTTCAGGAATTATGGGCAGCGGGATTGCAGCACATTTTGCCAACATTGGCGTAGAAGTGTCCCTGCTGGATATTGTTCCTTTTGAACTCACGGAAGCTGAACAGAAAAAAGGTTTGACCAAAGATGACAAAGCGGTAAGAAACAGAATAGCTTCTGAAAACTTTGAAAAACTGAAAAAAGCAAGTCCTGCTCTTCTCTATTCTCCGAAATTTGCGGACAGAATTACAGTAGGAAACTTTGATGATGATCTTCCAAAGATCAAAAATACAGACTGGATTATTGAAGTGGTGGTTGAAAAACTGGACATTAAGAAATCTGTTTATGAAAAAATTGAACAATTCAGAAAACCGGGAACATTAATTTCTTCTAATACATCAGGAATTCCTATCCATTTTCTAACGGAAGGAAGAAGTGACGATTTTAAAAAATACTTTGCAGGAACTCACTTTTTCAATCCTGTAAGATACCTGCCTCTTCTGGAAATCATTCCTACAGCAGATACGCTTCCGGAGGTGGTGGAATTTTATATGAGCTTTGGGGCTAAATTCCTTGGGAAAACTACCGTTTTAGCCAAAGATACTCCTGCATTTATCGCCAACAGAATCGGGGTTTTCTCCATGATGGATCTGCTTCATAATGTACAGAAATTAGGGCTGACCGTTTCTGAGGTTGATAAACTAACAGGTCCCGTAATCGGACGTCCAAAATCTGCCACATTCAGAACTGCTGACGTTGTAGGTCTTGACACCTTGGTTATGGTAGCGAATGGAGTACGCCAGAGCGGTGCCGAAGCCAACAATTTCAATGATGTTTTTGCCCTTCCGCCTTATATCCAGAAAATGATGGATAACAAATGGCTGGGTTCCAAAACAGAACAGGGATTCTATAAAAAAGTGAAAAATGCAGAAGGAAAATCAGAAATCCACGGACTGAACCTTGATACCCTGGAATACGAACTTCAGGGCAAATCTTCTTTCCCTACTTTAGAGTTAACGAAAAATATCGACAAGCCTATTGACCGCTTTAAGGTTTTAATTGGCGGTAAAGACAAAGCCGGAGAATTATACAGAAAATCTTTAGGCGCATTGTTCGCTTATGTATCTCACAAAGTTCCTGAAATATCTGACGAAGTCTATAAAATTGATGATGCCATGAGAGCCGGTTTCGGATGGGAAAACGGTCCGTTTGAGATCTGGGATGCCGTAGGCGTTCAGAAAGGTATTGAACTGGCAAAAGATGCAGGCTATGAAGTATCAGACTGGGTTAAAAATGTAGAAAGCTTCTATAAAGTAAATGATGAAGGTCAAAGCATTTTCGTTGATAAAAACTCAGGAGCATATAATACAATTCCAGGCCAGGATGCTTTTATCATTTTAGATAATATCAGAAAGAACAAAACCCTTTGGAGTAATTCGGGAGCAGCCATTGAAGATCTTGGTGACGGAATCATCAACTTTGAAATACGTTCCAAAATGAACTCCCTGGGTGGCGAAGTTCTTGACGGATTAAACAGAGCCATTGATTTAGCAGAAAAAGAATACGACGGACTGGTAGTTGGAAATCAGGGGACCAATTTCTCTGTAGGTGCCAACTTAGCGATGATCCTGATGATGGCTATCGAGCAGGACTGGGACGATCTGAATATGGCCATTGCCTATTTCCAGAAATCCATGATGCGAGTACGCTATTCCTCTATTCCTGTTGTGGTTGCCCCTCACGGAATGACCCTTGGCGGCGGCTGCGAGATGACGATGCACGCAGACAGAGTGGTTGCAGCAGCAGAAACCTACATCGGACTGGTAGAAACCGGCGTTGGAGTAATTCCTGGCGGTGGAGGAACCAAAGAGTTAACCCTCAGAACTTCAAGAGAATTCCATGCTGATGATGTTAAAAACAACAGACTTCGTGAAGCATTCATGAATATCGCCATGGGTAAAGTAGCTACTTCCGCTTATGAAGCTTATGATATGGGTATTCTTGAAAAAGGAAAAGACATCGTATCCGTAAGCAAAAACAGACAGATTGCCGAAGCTAAAAAAGTAGCAAAACTATTGGCAGAACAAGGTTATACACAACCCATCGAACAGAAAGTAAAAGTTTTAGGAAAAGATGCCCTGGGAATGTTCTACGTAGGAACCGATCAGATGCTTACCGGAAACTTTATCTCTGAACATGATAAGAAAATTGCCGATAAATTAGCCAACGTAATGGTAGGAGGAAATCTTTCCGAACCAACCGTAGTGACCGAACAATACCTATTGAATCTTGAAAGAGAAACATTCCTTCAGCTTTGTGGTGAAAGAAAAACACTGGAGAGAATTCAGTATATGTTGCAGAATGGGAAACCGTTGAGAAATTAA
- a CDS encoding MarR family winged helix-turn-helix transcriptional regulator, producing the protein MDNNKEKIENVDLVLKQTWLAVSKMYTELAQEHDSTAVQALTLLKIDPKEGTRSTNLGPKMAIEPTSLTRIIKLLEDNGYIYKEKTTADKREVIIKLTDKGLNSRNMSKEVVVNFNKKVMEKIAPEKIETFKEVMSEIMKIANELLNNRK; encoded by the coding sequence ATGGATAATAACAAGGAAAAAATAGAAAACGTAGATTTAGTATTAAAACAGACCTGGTTGGCTGTTTCTAAAATGTACACAGAACTTGCTCAGGAGCACGACTCTACAGCAGTACAAGCCCTCACTCTTCTTAAAATTGACCCGAAAGAAGGAACCCGGAGTACCAACTTGGGTCCCAAAATGGCCATTGAACCTACTTCTCTTACCAGAATCATCAAACTTCTGGAAGACAACGGGTATATCTACAAGGAAAAGACCACTGCCGATAAAAGGGAGGTGATCATTAAGCTTACGGATAAAGGTCTGAATTCAAGGAATATGTCCAAAGAAGTAGTCGTCAATTTTAACAAGAAAGTGATGGAAAAAATCGCTCCCGAGAAGATTGAAACCTTCAAGGAGGTGATGTCCGAGATCATGAAAATTGCCAACGAACTTTTAAATAACAGAAAATAA
- a CDS encoding ABC transporter ATP-binding protein, with protein sequence MHLQIKQASIGYDKTLISNVYADLKLGDVCLLIGNNGVGKTTLIKSILNQVPVLSGEITIGQKNIKNLSVKEIAENIAVVFSKADIPQHYTVEDLISLGKYIYYPFYFELKKEDRDEVAHIIDELDLAQYKHTLLKNLSDGNLQKAFIGRAITQNSPVIILDEPTTHLDEKNKLIILKTLRRLAKEQQKIILFSSHDWRLSKEFADKIWYVKNQQLFSGLVEDILLGHDELTDVSLFQVNENFVPPSITAPPVHKEMLYSLLQKNFEKDLSSLHFDYKNDFWEILTDTSKQQYQSFEEIVYFVKNIH encoded by the coding sequence ATGCATCTACAAATCAAGCAAGCCAGTATAGGCTACGATAAGACCTTAATTTCAAATGTGTATGCAGATTTGAAATTAGGTGATGTATGTCTTCTGATTGGAAATAATGGGGTTGGGAAAACAACACTTATCAAATCTATTTTGAATCAGGTTCCTGTTTTAAGCGGAGAAATTACTATTGGTCAGAAGAATATAAAAAATCTTTCCGTTAAAGAAATTGCAGAAAATATTGCTGTGGTTTTTTCAAAGGCTGATATTCCGCAGCATTATACGGTAGAAGACCTTATTTCGTTGGGAAAATACATCTACTACCCTTTTTATTTTGAGTTAAAAAAAGAAGACAGGGATGAAGTGGCGCATATTATTGATGAACTGGATCTTGCCCAGTATAAACATACGCTTCTTAAAAACCTTTCAGACGGAAACCTGCAGAAGGCATTCATCGGACGCGCTATCACACAGAATTCCCCGGTTATTATTCTGGACGAACCAACAACCCATCTGGATGAGAAAAACAAGCTTATTATCCTGAAAACACTCCGCAGACTGGCCAAGGAACAACAGAAGATCATATTATTTTCCTCTCACGACTGGCGGCTATCCAAAGAGTTTGCAGACAAAATATGGTACGTAAAAAACCAGCAGCTATTTTCCGGGCTTGTAGAAGATATTCTTCTCGGGCATGATGAACTTACGGATGTTTCATTATTTCAGGTGAACGAAAATTTTGTTCCCCCATCTATCACCGCACCGCCGGTTCACAAAGAAATGCTTTATTCGCTGCTTCAAAAAAACTTTGAAAAAGACTTGTCTTCCCTGCATTTTGACTATAAAAATGATTTTTGGGAAATCCTCACTGACACCAGCAAGCAACAATATCAATCTTTCGAAGAAATAGTTTATTTCGTTAAAAACATTCATTAA
- a CDS encoding iron ABC transporter permease: protein MSKKFKILCLVLAAAILFTVVINLNTGFLSLSLQDFLQDSSQSQIAEIRINRVLVILLAGVSIPTSGFLMQEYFQNPLAGPDILGITSVASLSVAFYIFFSHDLPIPEFLQNSFLSLSAIAGSLGLMLVLLSMSNKLQDKSYLIIFGFLVSAFAGAIVSLLQFYAESQSLKNYILWSFGANNMVTRNQIYILSILILTGMFICFKTIKPLIGNSLGTSYAQSLGVNLKQLKILIIIASSLLSASVTAFLGPILFVGIIVPHFCRLIYNPSKLWQQWILNMFLGMLVMMLFSVVSEKTQIPMNVISSVFGIPVILLMLLKQNKV, encoded by the coding sequence ATGTCAAAAAAATTCAAAATCCTGTGTCTGGTGTTGGCGGCCGCCATTCTTTTTACCGTGGTCATCAACCTGAACACAGGATTTTTAAGTTTAAGTCTTCAGGATTTTTTGCAGGATTCTTCCCAGAGCCAGATTGCTGAGATCCGTATCAACCGGGTTCTGGTGATACTGCTGGCAGGAGTTTCCATTCCTACCTCCGGTTTTCTGATGCAGGAATATTTTCAGAATCCACTGGCCGGTCCGGATATTTTAGGAATTACCTCAGTAGCCAGCCTTTCTGTGGCTTTTTATATTTTCTTTTCCCACGACCTCCCGATTCCTGAATTTTTGCAGAACAGCTTCCTCAGTCTCTCAGCCATTGCAGGAAGTCTTGGTCTCATGCTGGTGCTTCTTTCCATGTCGAATAAACTTCAGGATAAATCCTACCTTATTATATTTGGATTCCTTGTTTCGGCATTTGCAGGAGCTATTGTTTCATTATTACAGTTTTATGCTGAGAGCCAGAGCCTGAAAAACTATATTCTATGGTCTTTTGGAGCCAATAATATGGTGACCAGAAACCAGATCTACATCCTGTCTATTCTCATCCTCACAGGCATGTTTATTTGCTTTAAAACCATAAAACCGCTGATAGGAAATTCGTTGGGGACTTCTTATGCACAGAGCCTTGGTGTGAATCTGAAGCAGTTGAAAATATTAATTATTATCGCTTCTTCCCTGCTTTCAGCTTCTGTTACAGCATTTTTGGGACCTATTTTATTTGTTGGAATTATAGTTCCTCATTTCTGCAGACTGATCTATAATCCATCCAAATTATGGCAACAATGGATTTTAAATATGTTTCTGGGAATGCTTGTCATGATGCTTTTTTCTGTAGTGTCTGAAAAAACGCAGATCCCGATGAATGTGATCAGTTCTGTATTTGGTATACCGGTGATTTTACTGATGCTTTTGAAGCAAAATAAAGTTTAA
- a CDS encoding TlpA family protein disulfide reductase — protein sequence MKKIILSTLILTALYSCKKEGQKTEDTAATDSASVSDQTAAVSEAYTSKELSPEDVGKYLAQKNDTLYVTNFFATWCGPCMREIPHFKNKMQELKDKPVKFTFINLDDKAEWNSAVKMFAQENQLAGNIILLDGQKLDPTFFTNNFKQWDGGSIPFTYLRKGDQTDEYLGMMTEEILNAKVDALLK from the coding sequence ATGAAGAAGATAATTTTATCCACCCTTATTCTCACTGCTCTTTACAGCTGCAAGAAAGAAGGTCAGAAAACGGAAGATACCGCTGCAACAGATTCTGCCTCTGTATCAGACCAAACAGCCGCAGTATCGGAAGCTTACACTTCAAAGGAGCTTTCTCCGGAAGATGTGGGAAAATATCTGGCTCAGAAAAATGATACGTTATATGTGACCAATTTCTTTGCAACCTGGTGTGGCCCGTGTATGAGAGAAATTCCACATTTTAAGAACAAAATGCAGGAATTAAAAGATAAACCCGTGAAATTTACTTTCATCAATCTTGATGATAAAGCTGAATGGAACAGTGCTGTAAAAATGTTTGCACAGGAAAATCAGCTTGCCGGCAACATCATTCTATTAGACGGACAAAAGTTAGACCCAACTTTCTTTACCAATAATTTCAAGCAATGGGACGGAGGTTCCATCCCTTTCACTTATTTAAGAAAAGGAGATCAAACCGATGAATATTTAGGGATGATGACTGAAGAAATACTAAACGCCAAAGTAGATGCGCTTTTAAAATAA
- a CDS encoding ferredoxin--NADP reductase translates to MEQQIYKGKLIQFHPLKIAKKEQLTKNTFSLEFEIPGNLQENFKFEAGQFVSIKFMAHGQEVINDYSMTSAPYEKKISLGIKVNSPEGATSELFKNYNPGDELMVGEPSGRFTLVSKPSEFRTIVAFAAGIGITPILSHFKNILHNEPRTRLFLFFGNKNSEELIYREQLDNLARTCGDRLQIFYFFSKEKTADQFFYGRLDAKKLNLIINQILHLDDTDEESTIWDAVDEVLICGKGEMIKTLANACYHHGIPKKNIHFELFEEYNDDIYPVEIEFPLIEDVKVEFKMLGKDYETVLPDNKEKILQQLLIQKFPVPYSCKSGICGSCECYLEEGEVELLENEYLTEKEEAQGKILACMSIVKSKKIKLNFDLS, encoded by the coding sequence ATGGAACAACAAATCTATAAAGGGAAACTGATACAGTTTCATCCGTTAAAAATAGCGAAAAAGGAACAACTGACCAAAAATACTTTTTCTCTGGAATTCGAGATTCCCGGGAATTTACAGGAGAATTTTAAGTTTGAAGCCGGGCAGTTTGTCAGCATAAAATTTATGGCTCACGGTCAGGAAGTCATTAACGATTATTCCATGACCTCAGCTCCATATGAAAAAAAAATCAGCCTTGGAATAAAGGTGAATTCTCCCGAAGGAGCCACTTCTGAACTTTTTAAAAATTATAATCCGGGAGACGAGCTCATGGTAGGAGAGCCTTCTGGAAGGTTTACGCTGGTTTCAAAACCGAGTGAATTCAGGACGATTGTGGCTTTTGCAGCGGGAATAGGAATTACCCCGATTCTCAGCCATTTTAAAAACATTCTGCACAATGAGCCGCGCACCAGGCTGTTTCTGTTCTTTGGGAATAAAAACTCAGAAGAGCTTATATACAGAGAGCAGCTGGACAACCTTGCCAGGACCTGCGGCGACAGACTCCAGATTTTTTATTTTTTTTCGAAGGAGAAAACGGCTGACCAGTTTTTCTATGGAAGGCTGGATGCCAAAAAACTGAACCTGATCATTAACCAGATCCTCCATCTGGATGACACGGATGAGGAATCCACCATCTGGGACGCTGTAGATGAAGTACTGATCTGCGGTAAAGGAGAAATGATCAAAACACTCGCCAATGCCTGTTACCATCACGGAATTCCGAAAAAGAACATTCATTTTGAGCTTTTTGAAGAGTACAATGACGATATTTATCCCGTAGAAATAGAATTTCCCCTGATTGAAGACGTAAAGGTGGAATTTAAAATGCTTGGAAAAGACTATGAAACCGTGCTTCCGGATAATAAAGAAAAGATCCTGCAGCAGCTTCTGATCCAGAAATTTCCGGTGCCTTATTCATGTAAATCAGGAATTTGCGGAAGCTGTGAATGCTATCTTGAAGAAGGGGAAGTAGAGCTTCTTGAAAATGAATATCTTACGGAAAAAGAAGAAGCACAGGGGAAAATATTAGCATGTATGTCTATTGTAAAAAGTAAGAAAATAAAGCTTAACTTTGATCTTAGTTGA
- a CDS encoding SanA/YdcF family protein encodes MFNLGFVSAEIGILLICLCNAWVFGLTNGRTYTKISKIPPREIALVLGTSPKMRSGMSNPYFTKRMDAAALLYHHGKIKKIIVSGEKSKGYNEPAAMKSYLVKQEGVPEDIIIEDPKGFNTYKSILRCKDVYKKKNVIIVSQGFHNLRALFFARNNNMNALGFDAQDVSKPESYYRNQAREILARVIAVVYFILGISPD; translated from the coding sequence ATATTTAACTTAGGTTTTGTCTCAGCAGAAATAGGAATTCTGCTGATATGCCTTTGCAATGCCTGGGTTTTCGGGCTTACCAACGGGCGTACCTATACCAAGATCTCAAAAATTCCGCCGCGTGAAATTGCTTTGGTCCTCGGAACTTCCCCAAAGATGAGATCCGGCATGTCTAATCCTTATTTTACCAAAAGAATGGATGCAGCTGCACTCCTGTATCATCACGGAAAAATTAAAAAGATTATTGTAAGTGGCGAAAAAAGCAAAGGCTATAACGAGCCGGCTGCCATGAAAAGTTATCTTGTCAAACAGGAAGGTGTTCCGGAAGATATTATTATTGAAGACCCGAAAGGCTTTAATACCTATAAAAGTATTTTACGCTGTAAAGATGTGTATAAAAAGAAAAATGTGATCATTGTTTCACAGGGGTTCCATAATCTCCGGGCCTTGTTTTTTGCAAGGAACAACAATATGAATGCCCTGGGATTTGATGCCCAGGATGTCTCCAAACCGGAAAGCTACTACAGAAACCAGGCGAGGGAAATCCTCGCCCGGGTGATTGCTGTGGTATATTTTATTCTGGGAATTTCTCCTGATTAA